From one Staphylococcus kloosii genomic stretch:
- the ppdK gene encoding pyruvate, phosphate dikinase, protein MTKLIYAFDEGKKGMKDLLGGKGANLAEMKRLGLPVPDGFTITTQACIDYLEQGGTLSEALMSELQDQLAAFSTRTNKAFSSNDNLLLVSVRSGAKISMPGMMDTILNLGLNDDNVEKLARKTNDERFAYDCYRRLLQMFGEVVYDVPMTAFDTYFNDYKKQHGYEIDADIPAEGLQEICERYKAIYEEKVDKPFPQEPIVQLTEAIEAVFKSWDNDRARVYRQLNDIPYDIGTAVNVQEMVFGNSGDRSGTGVAFTRNPGTGEAKLFGEYLLNAQGEDVVAGIRTPKDIATLHDQMPHVHQQFVEVSQSLEQHYKDMQDIEFTIENEQLYILQTRNGKRTANAAINIAVDLVREGVISKEDAIKQVEVKSIDQLLHPNFDEQALAQATVISKAGLPASPGAATGKIVFSAEDAKAQAEQGEKVILMRPETSPEDIEGMVASEAIVTTHGGMTSHAAVVARGMGKCCVTGCANLEINTQQRTVTFPQGVLSEGDIVSVDGANGDIYVGEVDTISAQRSEAFSQFMQWSEEIAQLSVRMNAETPQDIAAGYQFDATGIGLVRTEHMFFAPERLVEMRRFILAHNHDQRVAALNKISTYQTDDFEKILRQSEDRPTIIRLLDPPLHEFLPRSEEEKESVAIQLNVSTRELNQNIEQLHEVNPMLGHRGCRLAITYPELYEMQVEAIMNSVIRLKEQGIETNPEIMIPLVSTVEEFKTLKAMIIDKIERMAQENGHELNYAIGTMIETPRACLIAHEIAKEADFFSFGTNDLTQLTYGFSRDDAGKFINAYADQGIMEIDPFQTLDVDGIGQLIKLASEQAKAVNPNIKIGVCGELGGDMKSIAYFNTLPIDYVSCSPFRVPGAILATAQSAVESGRLSVK, encoded by the coding sequence ATGACGAAATTAATATACGCATTCGATGAAGGTAAAAAAGGCATGAAAGATTTATTAGGGGGTAAAGGTGCGAACTTAGCAGAAATGAAAAGGTTAGGGTTACCAGTGCCTGATGGATTTACAATTACGACGCAAGCTTGTATTGACTACCTTGAACAAGGAGGCACATTATCTGAAGCATTAATGTCTGAACTTCAAGATCAATTAGCGGCATTTTCGACACGTACGAATAAAGCATTCTCGTCTAATGACAACTTATTATTAGTATCTGTACGTAGTGGTGCCAAAATCTCAATGCCAGGAATGATGGATACTATTTTGAACTTAGGTTTGAATGATGACAATGTAGAAAAGCTTGCCCGCAAAACAAATGACGAGCGTTTTGCTTATGATTGTTACCGCCGTTTATTACAAATGTTTGGTGAAGTCGTCTATGACGTACCAATGACTGCATTTGATACATATTTTAATGATTATAAAAAGCAACATGGTTATGAAATTGATGCCGATATTCCAGCGGAAGGGCTACAAGAAATATGTGAACGCTATAAAGCAATATATGAAGAAAAGGTTGATAAACCATTCCCACAAGAGCCAATTGTACAATTAACCGAAGCAATTGAAGCGGTATTTAAATCTTGGGACAATGACCGTGCTCGTGTTTATAGACAATTAAATGATATTCCATATGACATAGGTACAGCAGTAAATGTACAAGAAATGGTTTTTGGTAATAGTGGAGATCGTAGTGGTACGGGCGTAGCATTTACACGTAATCCGGGGACAGGAGAAGCGAAATTATTTGGAGAATATTTACTAAATGCACAAGGCGAAGACGTAGTGGCAGGTATTCGTACGCCTAAAGATATAGCAACATTACATGACCAAATGCCTCATGTTCATCAGCAATTTGTCGAAGTGTCTCAAAGCTTAGAACAACATTATAAAGATATGCAGGACATTGAATTCACGATTGAAAATGAACAACTTTATATTTTACAAACAAGAAATGGAAAACGTACTGCTAATGCAGCAATTAATATCGCAGTAGATTTAGTGCGAGAAGGTGTTATTAGTAAAGAAGATGCGATTAAACAAGTAGAAGTAAAATCAATCGATCAATTATTGCATCCAAATTTTGACGAACAAGCATTAGCACAAGCAACTGTTATTTCGAAAGCCGGTTTACCTGCAAGCCCTGGAGCTGCAACAGGTAAAATTGTTTTCTCTGCAGAAGATGCTAAAGCTCAAGCAGAACAAGGAGAAAAAGTGATTTTAATGAGACCTGAAACGTCTCCAGAAGATATTGAAGGTATGGTAGCGAGTGAAGCAATCGTAACGACGCATGGCGGAATGACTTCACATGCGGCAGTTGTAGCGCGTGGTATGGGTAAATGTTGTGTAACAGGATGTGCAAATTTAGAAATTAATACGCAACAACGTACAGTTACGTTCCCACAAGGCGTCTTAAGTGAAGGTGACATTGTATCTGTAGATGGTGCGAACGGTGATATTTATGTGGGCGAAGTTGATACTATTAGTGCACAACGTAGTGAAGCATTTAGCCAGTTTATGCAATGGTCTGAAGAAATTGCTCAACTAAGTGTACGTATGAATGCTGAAACACCACAAGATATAGCAGCTGGATATCAATTTGATGCTACAGGTATTGGTCTTGTTAGAACGGAGCACATGTTCTTTGCTCCAGAAAGATTGGTTGAAATGCGTCGTTTTATTTTAGCGCATAACCACGATCAACGCGTCGCTGCATTAAATAAAATTAGTACTTATCAAACAGATGATTTTGAAAAGATTTTAAGACAATCTGAAGATAGACCGACAATAATTCGTTTATTAGATCCACCATTACATGAATTTTTACCTCGATCAGAAGAAGAAAAAGAAAGTGTGGCAATACAATTAAACGTTTCTACAAGAGAATTGAATCAGAATATTGAACAGTTACATGAAGTAAATCCAATGTTAGGTCATCGCGGGTGTCGTTTAGCAATTACATACCCTGAATTGTATGAGATGCAAGTTGAAGCCATTATGAATAGTGTAATTCGCTTAAAAGAACAAGGTATCGAAACGAATCCAGAAATTATGATACCTTTAGTGTCTACAGTCGAAGAATTTAAAACGTTAAAAGCAATGATTATTGATAAGATTGAAAGAATGGCACAAGAAAATGGTCATGAGCTTAATTATGCTATTGGAACTATGATCGAAACGCCTAGAGCTTGTTTAATTGCACATGAAATTGCTAAAGAGGCAGACTTCTTTAGTTTTGGAACGAATGACTTAACACAGTTAACTTACGGTTTTTCACGAGATGATGCCGGTAAGTTTATCAATGCATATGCTGATCAAGGCATCATGGAAATCGACCCATTCCAAACGCTTGATGTCGATGGTATCGGCCAACTTATTAAGCTAGCATCTGAACAAGCGAAAGCAGTCAATCCTAATATTAAAATTGGTGTGTGTGGTGAGCTAGGTGGAGACATGAAATCTATAGCATACTTTAATACATTGCCAATTGATTACGTATCTTGTTCACCATTTAGAGTGCCAGGTGCTATTTTAGCAACGGCACAAAGCGCAGTAGAAAGTGGGCGATTGAGTGTTAAATAG
- a CDS encoding pyruvate, water dikinase regulatory protein: MLNSKYNDKLTIFVISDSIGETAQRMIHATLSQFPDLHHIAIEKFAFIKSEEELIGILDRAIAKSAIVVTTLVNPDFNKVGSAYAQEKDIAYIDYMSGLIEFIQNRTHSEPILESGALRKLDEQYFKRIEAIEYSVKYDDGKHFTDIGEADALIIGVSRTSKTPLSMYLANKGYKIANIPLVPEVDIPDEVYKNKKMKVFGLTASPNYIMNIRSERVKVLGLSGPTNYNSMERIKEELAHAEEVFHKLNANVINTEYKSIEESAFYIEKFLIDESI; encoded by the coding sequence GTGTTAAATAGTAAGTATAACGACAAACTAACGATATTTGTCATTTCTGACTCTATCGGTGAGACGGCACAACGAATGATACATGCAACTTTGTCGCAATTTCCTGACTTACATCATATTGCTATAGAAAAATTTGCTTTCATTAAAAGTGAAGAAGAATTAATTGGCATACTAGATCGTGCTATTGCTAAATCAGCTATTGTCGTAACGACTTTAGTAAATCCAGATTTTAATAAAGTAGGGTCCGCTTATGCACAAGAAAAAGACATAGCGTATATCGATTATATGTCAGGGTTGATTGAATTTATACAAAATCGTACACACAGTGAACCTATTTTAGAAAGCGGCGCTTTGCGTAAGTTAGATGAGCAGTATTTCAAACGCATTGAAGCCATTGAATATTCTGTGAAATATGACGATGGTAAACATTTTACCGATATAGGCGAAGCGGATGCTTTAATCATCGGGGTGTCTAGAACTTCTAAAACTCCGTTAAGTATGTATTTAGCTAATAAAGGTTATAAGATAGCTAATATTCCACTAGTACCGGAAGTAGATATTCCAGATGAAGTTTATAAAAATAAAAAAATGAAGGTATTTGGATTAACAGCGAGTCCAAACTATATAATGAATATTCGTAGTGAGCGTGTGAAAGTATTAGGGTTAAGTGGTCCTACAAACTATAATAGTATGGAACGAATTAAAGAGGAATTAGCTCATGCAGAAGAAGTGTTCCATAAATTGAATGCGAATGTGATTAATACGGAATATAAATCAATTGAGGAATCTGCATTTTATATAGAAAAATTCCTAATCGATGAATCAATATAA
- the cls gene encoding cardiolipin synthase, with protein MQILLDASVSPIYRGILLFFFGINIILAFIIIFLDRDRRDATSTWAWLLLLFVMPILGFILYIFLGRTVKLKSSYYSSKGDNVEDSRQRAKNQIEKSTGHVSADDDPITKKHEGIVHSLLVKDESFLSNNNHVDVYTDGHDLFDQMKEDLRDAQNYIHMEYYILELDGIGKEIVEILEQKAKEGLEVKLLYDAVGSKNLHKYKFKEFQEDGGQVEAFFKARFIPLLNFRVNNRNHRKILVIDGKKGYVGGFNIGDEYLGLDEKIGYWRDSHLRIQGDGVDALQLSFIQDWNSQTNNEQLGFADKYFPDNAYPGGNVMLQLGLSGPSDVWHQIEFGYLKMIMSAKESIYIHTPYFVPDKGYINALRIAAKSGIDVQMIIPNKPDQPLVHWATLSSVAELIQDGVKVYTYENGFIHSKMMIIDGEVSSVGSANMDVRSFELNFEVNAFIYNEGIATKLTEAFKEDLKVSKELTKERYDERSGWVKFKQSIAKLASPIL; from the coding sequence TTGCAAATACTGTTAGATGCGAGTGTAAGTCCTATTTATAGAGGGATTTTACTTTTTTTCTTTGGAATTAATATTATTTTAGCTTTCATCATTATCTTTTTAGATAGAGATAGAAGAGATGCAACGTCTACATGGGCTTGGTTATTACTATTATTCGTAATGCCAATTCTCGGTTTTATTTTGTACATTTTCTTAGGACGTACGGTAAAACTGAAAAGTTCTTATTACTCAAGTAAAGGCGATAACGTTGAAGATAGTAGACAACGTGCTAAAAATCAAATTGAAAAGTCGACAGGTCACGTTTCAGCTGACGATGATCCCATTACTAAAAAGCATGAAGGTATCGTGCATTCATTGCTAGTAAAAGATGAATCATTTTTAAGTAATAACAATCATGTCGATGTTTATACAGATGGACACGATTTATTTGATCAAATGAAAGAAGATTTACGTGATGCACAAAATTATATCCATATGGAATACTACATTTTAGAATTAGATGGTATCGGAAAAGAAATTGTTGAAATTCTAGAACAAAAGGCTAAAGAAGGCCTAGAAGTTAAATTATTATATGATGCAGTTGGCTCGAAAAATTTACACAAGTATAAATTTAAAGAGTTCCAAGAAGATGGTGGGCAAGTCGAAGCCTTCTTTAAAGCTCGATTTATACCTTTATTGAATTTTAGAGTTAATAACAGAAACCACCGTAAAATATTAGTTATTGATGGAAAAAAAGGTTACGTAGGTGGCTTTAACATTGGTGACGAATATTTAGGCTTAGACGAAAAAATTGGTTATTGGCGAGATTCACATTTAAGAATACAAGGTGATGGCGTCGATGCTTTACAATTAAGCTTTATTCAAGATTGGAATTCACAAACAAATAATGAACAACTTGGATTTGCGGATAAATACTTCCCAGACAATGCTTACCCTGGTGGTAACGTGATGTTACAGTTAGGTCTAAGTGGCCCGAGTGATGTATGGCATCAAATCGAATTTGGGTATTTAAAAATGATAATGAGTGCGAAAGAGTCTATTTATATTCATACGCCATATTTCGTACCGGACAAAGGTTATATCAATGCGTTACGTATTGCTGCTAAATCAGGTATAGACGTGCAAATGATTATACCGAATAAACCAGACCAACCACTAGTGCATTGGGCTACATTATCTAGTGTGGCAGAGTTGATTCAAGATGGTGTTAAAGTATATACGTATGAAAATGGCTTTATCCATTCTAAGATGATGATTATTGATGGCGAAGTTTCAAGTGTTGGTTCTGCCAATATGGACGTACGTAGTTTTGAATTAAACTTTGAAGTAAATGCCTTTATTTATAATGAAGGTATTGCTACTAAATTAACTGAGGCGTTTAAAGAAGACTTGAAAGTGTCTAAAGAATTAACGAAAGAACGTTATGATGAACGTTCTGGATGGGTTAAATTTAAACAATCAATCGCTAAACTCGCTTCACCAATTTTATAA
- the gabR gene encoding MocR-like transcriptional regulator GabR: protein MNQNNNTFIYRELYNNLKEDILSFKYDSNEKLPSKREMAQNLNVSVNSVKTAYEQLLEEGYIYTLERKGYFIEPLEKLIVEPQTTNTLTSTTAPQEQQYRYSFSHMSTDITQFPVDTWTKLMKQVFKNYSRRLSAIPDLKGPIELRQAIAKLVSYKRGIQCNAEQIVIASGTNVLLKQIMDVMPDDSKIAVENPGYFRFRDILNRTKRTTIPIDLDDKGISMSAIKAAAPDLVIVTPSHQFPMGTIMPISRRIDLLNWLTKTNGYVIEDDYDSEFKYNTDNIPSLYSFDKSDRVIYLGTFSKTLMPGLRLSYMILPTSLVEQFEHINNNVIPDFSMLNALTLYLMIKDGHYERYIKKMHHLYEAKRAQLIEQLKETFQSKIKIHDTHAGLHFIVEVDTEYSYDEIATRAKSHEIELYTINRFTVAPVSDQTKYKTLIIGFSQLEIEAIPEAVNILRQVLIN, encoded by the coding sequence ATGAATCAAAATAACAATACTTTTATCTATCGAGAGTTATATAACAATTTGAAAGAAGATATTTTATCATTTAAATATGATAGTAATGAAAAATTACCTTCAAAAAGAGAAATGGCACAAAACCTCAATGTAAGTGTAAATAGTGTCAAAACTGCTTATGAACAATTACTTGAAGAAGGTTACATTTATACACTTGAACGTAAAGGTTATTTTATAGAACCGCTTGAAAAATTAATTGTCGAACCACAAACGACAAATACTTTAACTTCAACTACAGCACCACAAGAACAACAATATCGTTATTCTTTCTCTCATATGAGTACTGATATTACGCAATTTCCGGTTGATACTTGGACGAAATTAATGAAACAAGTGTTTAAAAATTATAGTCGTCGGTTGTCGGCGATTCCAGATTTGAAAGGGCCAATTGAGTTACGACAAGCGATTGCTAAACTCGTTTCCTATAAAAGAGGAATTCAATGCAATGCCGAACAAATCGTAATAGCATCAGGCACGAATGTCTTATTAAAACAAATTATGGACGTCATGCCCGATGATAGCAAAATAGCGGTAGAAAATCCTGGCTATTTTCGCTTTAGAGATATATTAAACAGAACTAAAAGAACGACGATTCCGATTGATTTAGACGATAAAGGCATTTCTATGTCTGCTATTAAGGCTGCTGCACCAGACTTAGTGATTGTCACGCCATCACATCAATTTCCGATGGGCACGATTATGCCGATTTCTAGACGTATTGATTTGTTAAATTGGTTAACTAAAACGAATGGTTATGTCATTGAAGATGATTACGATAGTGAATTTAAATATAATACAGACAATATTCCGTCATTATATAGTTTTGATAAAAGTGATCGCGTGATCTATTTAGGTACATTTTCTAAAACGCTGATGCCGGGTCTAAGATTAAGTTATATGATATTACCAACTTCATTGGTGGAGCAATTTGAACACATCAACAATAATGTTATACCAGATTTTTCTATGCTTAATGCCTTAACTTTATATTTAATGATTAAAGATGGTCATTATGAAAGATATATTAAAAAAATGCATCATTTATATGAAGCTAAAAGAGCACAATTGATTGAACAATTAAAAGAAACATTTCAATCTAAAATCAAAATTCATGATACACATGCCGGTTTACATTTTATAGTTGAAGTGGATACTGAATATAGTTACGACGAAATAGCAACACGTGCAAAAAGCCATGAAATCGAACTTTATACGATTAATCGTTTTACGGTAGCTCCGGTTAGTGACCAAACAAAATATAAAACTTTAATTATTGGATTTTCACAGTTAGAAATTGAAGCTATTCCAGAAGCGGTGAATATTTTGCGACAAGTATTAATTAATTAA
- a CDS encoding NAD-dependent succinate-semialdehyde dehydrogenase, with amino-acid sequence MSKLSVLNPATNAVIKELEYTSNEEITAQIDRAYEAFQEWRTVDAHERSAKLLKWAELIDAHIDEIAELITLEGGKPLAEAKGEVAYANSYVKWYAEEAKRIYGRTIPANTPDKEILVGKFPVGVVGAITPWNFPAAMITRKMAPALAAGCTIVCKPAVQTPLTTIRLVELAHEAGFPKDAISFIIASGRDAGEAFTSHEAIRKITFTGSTPVGKTLIKDAADSVKNATMELGGLAPFIIHKDADIDAAVEATIASKFRNAGQTCICANRIYVHEDIVDQYTEKLMTKVHGLKVGNGMDEGTEVGPLINQGAVDKVLDQITDAMGKGGHVSRSLDEVTELGGNFLKPVVISNAKQDMKVMNEETFGPIAPVMAYSDLDEAIKIANDTPFGLAAYFYTNDYRTGLKLYNELEYGVIGWNDGGPSAAHAPFGGFKESGYGREGGTEGIEPYLETKYLSIKK; translated from the coding sequence ATGTCAAAATTATCAGTATTAAATCCGGCAACAAATGCCGTTATTAAAGAACTTGAATATACTAGTAATGAAGAGATTACTGCTCAAATTGATCGAGCATACGAAGCGTTTCAAGAGTGGAGAACTGTTGATGCGCATGAACGTTCAGCCAAGTTATTGAAATGGGCAGAATTAATCGACGCACATATCGATGAAATCGCTGAACTTATCACCTTAGAAGGTGGAAAACCATTAGCTGAAGCAAAAGGTGAAGTGGCTTACGCTAATTCTTATGTAAAATGGTACGCAGAAGAAGCAAAACGCATTTATGGACGCACAATTCCTGCTAATACGCCAGACAAAGAAATTTTAGTAGGTAAATTTCCTGTAGGTGTAGTTGGAGCGATTACGCCGTGGAATTTCCCAGCTGCAATGATTACTAGAAAAATGGCACCAGCATTAGCAGCAGGATGTACAATCGTTTGTAAACCAGCAGTACAAACGCCATTGACAACGATTAGACTTGTAGAACTTGCACATGAAGCTGGTTTCCCTAAAGATGCGATTTCTTTCATTATAGCGTCTGGTAGAGATGCTGGTGAGGCTTTTACAAGTCATGAAGCGATTCGTAAAATTACATTTACTGGTTCTACGCCAGTGGGTAAAACATTAATTAAAGATGCGGCAGATTCAGTGAAAAATGCCACAATGGAACTTGGTGGATTGGCACCGTTTATTATTCACAAAGATGCAGACATCGATGCTGCAGTTGAAGCGACAATTGCTTCGAAATTTAGAAATGCTGGCCAAACTTGTATTTGTGCAAACCGTATTTATGTTCACGAAGATATCGTTGACCAATATACCGAAAAATTAATGACTAAAGTACATGGCCTTAAAGTAGGTAACGGTATGGACGAAGGTACAGAAGTTGGTCCATTAATTAATCAAGGTGCTGTAGACAAAGTCTTAGACCAAATTACAGATGCTATGGGTAAAGGTGGACATGTGTCACGCTCATTAGATGAAGTAACTGAATTAGGTGGCAACTTCTTAAAACCAGTCGTTATTTCAAATGCCAAACAAGATATGAAAGTTATGAATGAAGAAACTTTCGGCCCGATTGCGCCAGTAATGGCATATAGTGACCTTGATGAAGCGATAAAAATTGCTAACGATACGCCATTTGGTCTTGCGGCATATTTCTATACTAATGATTATCGCACAGGACTTAAATTGTATAATGAACTAGAATACGGTGTGATTGGGTGGAATGATGGTGGACCATCAGCAGCACATGCGCCTTTCGGTGGCTTTAAAGAAAGTGGTTATGGCCGTGAAGGTGGTACTGAAGGTATTGAACCATATTTAGAAACTAAATATTTATCTATTAAAAAGTAA
- the gabT gene encoding 4-aminobutyrate--2-oxoglutarate transaminase, with amino-acid sequence MSNNFTKFKDKREQFVARGVGNGNLHVADKAQGATITDVDGNEFIDFAGAIGTLNVGHSHPEITAHLKTQLDKFIHPGFNVIMYESYLNLAEKLTQITPGNFDKKVVLLNSGAEAVENAVKLARKHTGRQAVVSFVRGFHGRTNLTMSMTSKVRPYKFGFGPFASEVYQAPYPNLSEKPANVSEEEFVAQSIARLKDFFIETVDPEEVACIVMEPVQGEGGFVIPPKEFVQEVKAICEANGIVFVADEIQTGFARTGKMFAIEHFDVEPDLMTVSKSLAAGFPLSGVVGKKEILDSANPGEIGGTYAGNPLACEAALKVIDIIEKEQLNARSEEIGQQIENQINTLSETYHCITKTRRLGAMVAFELVDEKTGEPNKALTGELVKAANDNGLLLLSAGIKGNVIRFLTPLVITEDELEKGFAILNKAFAEINA; translated from the coding sequence ATGTCTAATAATTTCACAAAATTCAAAGATAAGAGAGAACAATTTGTAGCTAGAGGAGTAGGGAACGGTAATTTACACGTTGCTGATAAAGCACAGGGGGCGACGATTACAGACGTCGATGGCAACGAATTTATCGATTTTGCAGGCGCAATTGGTACGTTGAATGTAGGACATTCACATCCAGAAATAACGGCTCATTTAAAAACACAGTTAGATAAATTTATTCATCCAGGATTTAATGTAATTATGTACGAAAGTTATTTAAATCTTGCAGAAAAATTAACGCAAATTACACCGGGTAATTTTGATAAAAAAGTAGTTTTACTTAATTCAGGTGCTGAAGCGGTAGAAAATGCCGTTAAATTAGCGCGTAAACATACTGGCAGACAAGCAGTAGTTTCATTTGTACGTGGCTTCCACGGTAGAACAAATTTAACAATGTCTATGACTAGTAAAGTTAGACCATATAAATTTGGTTTTGGACCTTTTGCATCAGAAGTATATCAAGCGCCATACCCAAATTTATCTGAAAAGCCAGCAAACGTATCTGAAGAAGAATTTGTAGCTCAAAGTATCGCACGCTTAAAAGATTTCTTTATTGAAACAGTAGATCCAGAAGAAGTAGCTTGTATCGTAATGGAACCTGTACAAGGTGAAGGTGGATTTGTTATCCCTCCTAAAGAATTTGTACAAGAAGTGAAGGCAATTTGTGAAGCAAATGGTATTGTATTTGTGGCCGATGAAATTCAAACAGGCTTTGCACGTACAGGTAAGATGTTTGCTATTGAACATTTCGATGTAGAACCAGACTTAATGACTGTTTCAAAATCACTTGCTGCGGGTTTCCCATTAAGTGGTGTTGTAGGTAAAAAAGAAATATTAGATAGTGCAAACCCAGGCGAAATTGGTGGCACATATGCTGGGAATCCGCTTGCATGTGAAGCTGCATTAAAAGTAATCGATATCATCGAAAAAGAACAATTGAATGCGCGTTCTGAAGAAATAGGTCAACAAATTGAAAATCAAATCAATACTTTAAGCGAAACATATCATTGTATTACTAAAACACGTCGATTAGGTGCGATGGTTGCTTTTGAATTAGTAGACGAAAAAACTGGGGAACCTAATAAAGCATTAACTGGCGAACTTGTCAAAGCTGCTAATGACAATGGTTTGTTATTATTGTCGGCTGGTATCAAAGGTAATGTGATTAGATTTTTAACACCATTAGTGATTACTGAAGACGAGTTAGAAAAAGGATTTGCAATATTAAATAAAGCGTTTGCTGAAATAAACGCTTAA
- a CDS encoding fructose bisphosphate aldolase: MNKEQLEKIKTGKGFIAALDQSGGSTPKALKDYGVAEDQYNSEDEMFKLVHDMRTRIVSSPAFTSDKIIGAILFEQTMDREVEGKHTGDYLADKGIVPFLKVDKGLDEQKDGVQLMKPIPDLDELLQRANDHKIFGTKMRSNILELNKDGIDLVVKQQFDIGKQIISAGLVPIIEPEVNINAENKDQIEAYLAESILTELNKLNEDQLVMLKLTIPTNANQYKSLIEHPNVVRVVALSGGYSREDANNLLKENDNLIASFSRALINDLNVNQSEADFDKILGDTIDSIYDASVNKNA; the protein is encoded by the coding sequence ATGAATAAAGAACAACTTGAAAAAATCAAAACTGGTAAAGGATTTATTGCAGCGCTAGACCAAAGTGGCGGAAGTACCCCTAAAGCACTTAAAGATTATGGCGTAGCAGAAGATCAATATAATAGTGAAGATGAAATGTTCAAATTAGTTCATGACATGCGTACTCGTATTGTTTCTTCACCTGCATTTACATCAGATAAAATTATTGGTGCAATCTTATTCGAACAAACAATGGACCGTGAAGTTGAAGGTAAACACACTGGTGATTACCTAGCTGACAAAGGTATCGTACCTTTCTTAAAAGTCGACAAAGGTCTTGATGAACAAAAAGATGGCGTTCAATTAATGAAACCTATCCCAGACTTAGACGAATTGTTACAGCGCGCTAACGACCATAAAATATTTGGTACTAAAATGCGTTCTAACATTTTAGAATTAAACAAAGATGGTATTGATTTAGTCGTTAAACAACAATTTGATATTGGTAAACAAATTATTTCAGCTGGTTTAGTTCCAATTATCGAGCCTGAAGTTAACATTAACGCTGAAAACAAAGATCAAATCGAAGCTTATTTAGCGGAATCAATTTTAACTGAACTAAATAAATTAAATGAAGATCAACTTGTAATGCTAAAATTAACTATCCCTACAAATGCTAATCAATATAAATCATTAATTGAGCATCCAAATGTAGTACGTGTTGTTGCATTATCAGGTGGTTACAGCAGAGAAGATGCTAACAACTTACTAAAAGAAAATGACAACTTAATTGCAAGCTTCTCTCGTGCTTTAATTAACGACTTAAACGTTAATCAATCTGAAGCAGACTTCGACAAAATCTTAGGTGATACAATCGATTCAATTTACGATGCTTCAGTAAATAAAAACGCATAA